In one Brienomyrus brachyistius isolate T26 chromosome 12, BBRACH_0.4, whole genome shotgun sequence genomic region, the following are encoded:
- the lpcat4 gene encoding lysophospholipid acyltransferase LPCAT4 — protein sequence MERYPHPFVHEVQLTSAQRIRGVLLGAVLFPTRIALAALFFLLMWPFAKLRLAGLSAKERAQPVQGWRRWLLHPIILLLSRAVFFSLGFFWIRIKGRRAEPREAPLLAVAPHSSFLDILILCPTALPTVVSRSENSSLPIIGALLEFNQSLLVSRKDPESRRQCAARLKERLTSNGCWPQMLLFPEGTTTNGQALIKFKPGAFMAGVPVQPVLLSYPNKLNTVCWTWKGTDWVEVLWHTLSQLYTNITVEYLPVYTPSQEEKANPTLYAANVQKLMAEKLGIPATDYVLEGKIPVQRLGCLSLPVEAPGRETLNLLQRAGLSTSSVESALRRMMDRCQSGPESCIGAEELGQLLQLKDKQRAVDIFGLYSKEGRMDLRQLCLSVAAVSGLWSLDSLIRIAFTLFDGDSKGSLTSAELKNLLEALVGFSQNNTEELYSGISSRGQPTQEDLRTLLTDHPTYQKLFREYLKHVDVSGHGKLGNGMKELVINGSATSHKKAD from the exons ATGGAGAGATACCCTCACCCGTTTGTGCATGAAGTACAACTGACCAGCGCGCAGAGAATCAGG GGGGTGCTGCTGGGGGCAGTGCTTTTCCCTACACGTATTGCCTTGGCTGCCCTGTTCTTCCTGCTCATGTGGCCTTTCGCCAAACTACGATTAGCTGGCCTGTCGGCAAAGGAGCGCGCCCAGCCGGTGCAAGGCTGGAGGCGCTGGCTGCTGCACCCCATTATCCTGCTGCTCAGCCGAGCCGTCTTCTTCTCCCTTGGCTTTTTTTGGATCAGGATCAAGGGTCGCAGGGCGGAGCCCCGGGAGGCTCCCTTATTGGCTGTGGCCCCCCACAGCAGCTTCCTGGACATATTGATACTCTGTCCGACTGCACTGCCCACTGTAGTGTCGCGTTCGGAGAACAGCAGCCTGCCCATAATTGGAG CGCTACTGGAGTTCAACCAGTCGCTTCTGGTGAGTAGGAAGGACCCCGAATCCAGGAGACAATGTGCAGCTCGGCTGAAGGAGAGGCTGACCTCGAATGGCTGCTGGCCTCAG ATGCTGTTATTCCCAGAAGGCACTACGACCAATGGCCAAGCACTCATCAAGTTCAAACCTG GGGCCTTCATGGCAGGAGTTCCTGTGCAACCAGTACTGCTGAGCTACCCTAACAAACTG AATACTGTGTGCTGGACCTGGAAGGGGACAGACTG GGTGGAGGTGCTGTGGCACACTTTATCTCAACTGTATACCAACATCACCGTGGAG TACCTCCCAGTCTACACTCCATCTCAGGAGGAGAAAGCAAACCCCACCCTCTATGCTGCCAACGTACAGAAACTCATGGCTGA GAAGTTGGGGATCCCAGCCACTGATTACGTGTTGGAGGGCAAGATTCCAGTCCAGAGGCTGGGGTGTTTGTCCCTCCCTGTGGAAGCTCCAGGCAGAGAGACTCTAAACCTTCTACAGCGTGCAGG TCTTAGCACATCCAGTGTGGAGAGCGCGCTGAGAAGGATGATGGATCGCTGTCAGTCAGGCCCGGAAAGTTGTATCGGCGCAGAAGAGCTCGGCCAGCTGCTGCAGCTGAAAGACAAGCAGAGAGCTGTGGACATCTTTGGCCTCTATTCAAAG GAAGGCCGGATGGATCTGAGACAGCTGTGCCTGAGTGTGGCCGCAGTCTCAGGTCTCTGGAGCCTGGATTCCCTCATTCGGATTGCTTTCACT CTCTTTGATGGGGACAGCAAAGGCAGCCTAACTTCTGCGGAGCTGAAAAACCTGCTGGAGGCACTCGTGGGTTTCTCACAGAACAACACGGAAGAGCTTTACTCGGGGatatccagcagggggcagccaaCACAAG AGGACCTGAGGACACTGCTGACAGACCATCCCACTTATCAGAAATTGTTTAGGGAGTATCTGAAACATGTGGATGTGTCAGGCCATGGTAAGTTAGGAAATGGCATGAAAGAGCTGGTCATCAATGGATCAGCTACATCCCACAAGAAAGCTGACTAA
- the emc4 gene encoding ER membrane protein complex subunit 4: MASPGGHAGGAVSTRGGAGARRMKWALEMSLGNTRNRGDRQSSQGDTLYPIGYSDKPVPDTSVQEADRNLVEKRCWDVALGPLKQIPMNLFIMYMSGNTISIFPIMMVCMMAWRPIQALMSMSATFKLLESSSQQWLQGLVYLIGNLLGSALAIYKCQSMGLLPTHSSDWLAFIEPPQRMEIMGGGMVL, from the exons ATGGCGTCTCCAGGGGGACATGCTGGAGGAGCGGTATCTACACGAGGAGGGGCCGGGGCTAGAAGAATGAAATGGGCCTTGGAGATGAGTCTAGGAAATACTAG AAATCGGGGTGACCGGCAGAGCAGCCAAGGGGACACCCTGTACCCTATTGGATATTCAGACAAGCCTGTTCCTGACACCAGTGTCCAGGAGGCCGATAGGAATTTGGTGGAAAAG AGGTGTTGGGATGTGGCCTTGGGTCCCCTGAAGCAGATCCCAATGAACCTATTTATTATGTACATGTCTGGCAACACTATCTCCATCTTCCCCATTATGATGGTGTGCATGATGGCCTGGAGGCCCATCCAAGCCCTTATGTCCATGTCTGCCA CTTTTAAGCTGTTGGAGAGTTCCAGTCAGCAATGGCTTCAGGGACTGGTCTATCTCATTGGCAACCTCCTGGGGTCAGCGTTGGCCATCTACAAGTGTCAGTCAATGGGACTATTACCTACACATTCTTCTGATTGGTTAGCCTTCATTGAACCGCCTCAG AGGATGGAGATAATGGGTGGAGGTATGGTTTTGTGA
- the si:cabz01101003.1 gene encoding ubiquitin carboxyl-terminal hydrolase CYLD, whose product MSGATERSRRHRPLKMYLVHSDYKVEDHLEGAIRLPRGSLCQVQEDGKGDQLWVKVLDSGSLVKIEKQVLIEIPGELSGLLEAVIDAESRFQLFFKPHRLKRLAALPIGAEVRVHVGQLGELDGVLRYRGPLTAGSAAVHFGVQLKSPAAGRGTNNGSYKGHQFFHCPEGCGVFVAASRIFPRSSRTSNADAVLACVREYSPTQSNIQARTTDSVPSTSSAPQMQVGHRVCFLMGQNPVSGEVRYIGPLPGKAEPYVGLLLDSPVGSWDGWFKGEFLCTVPSPQYGHLLPLAKVSLSMAPPTAESLKSHCQAPVSPSHTSSNETRTHQFSTRTTNPKPSHNASPLLVTKPQGPSSSTVTDQSYHCPRSPTKIVSERNEVISERGVTEMGLEVGCMVEVNDPPLYGVIRWIGEISGIPEPVAGLELDQELTAATDGSYLGERYFRCPANKGLFVKLRNCRRDSRFPAPETPANQVQRCNSIAFADWSSERVEENTPSLYGVLAQERYTGWKKGIQGHLNSCYLDASLFSLFSCSSSADSALLWPLRPEDGRHCCHAQDLLRCEIVNPLRRHGYVCASKTMALRRLLEAESSDAGFTSQEKDPEEFINKLFQLLRVEPLLKIRSVSRQPQECHLYQLFPLPSAASPPLSPSTKQSLRVATVQILLETSFLHAGLKFAEAPSCLLLLMPRFGKDYKMFDAILPSLTLDITDLLDDTLRECSICQSVAEWECAQCYEDLDIKPNRLKQYCQICNTQVHSHRKRLSHKPDKVGVPGGPWAGPVHGVRQQMSLFAVTCIQTSHYVSFVRCGPTPTDWLFFDSMADREGGENGFNVPQVRTCPEVAQYLTQSDGELSKLDTSSLHGAARRLLCDSYMCLYHNPQLSLYK is encoded by the exons ATGTCCGGAGCCACTGAACGAAGCAGGAGGCATCGCCCCCTGAAGATGTATCTGGTACATTCCGACTATAAAGTTGAGGATCACCTGGAGGGTGCCATTCGGTTGCCACGGGGGAGTTTGTGTCAGGTGCAGGAGGATGGAAAAGGTGATCAGCTTTGGGTGAAG GTGTTGGATTCTGGTTCGCTTGTTAAGATTGAAAAACAGGTGCTAATAGAAATTCCAGGTGAACTGTCAGGACTGCTGGAGGCTGTCATAGATGCCGAGTCCCGCTTCCAGCTGTTTTTTAAGCCCCACCGGCTGAAGCGGTTAGCTGCCCTGCCTATAGGAGCAGAGGTGAGGGTGCATGTGGGACAGCTGGGCGAATTGGATGGGGTGCTGAGGTACCGGGGTCCGCTGACGGCTGGCAGTGCAGCAGTGCACTTCGGAGTTCAGCTGAAG TCACCAGCCGCAGGGAGGGGAACAAATAATGGGTCCTATAAGGGGCACCAGTTCTTCCACTGTCCTGAAGGCTGTGGTGTCTTTGTGGCGGCCAGTCGAATTTTCCCGCGGTCATCTCGGACCAGCAATGCAGACGCTGTTTTGGCATGTGTCCGTGAATACAGTCCCACCCAGAGCAACATCCAGGCCCGCACTACTGACTCCGTTCCCAGTACCAGCTCAGCACCCCAAATGCAGGTTGGGCATAGGGTGTGTTTCCTCATGGGACAGAACCCTGTGAGTGGAGAGGTTCGCTATATTGGGCCCTTGCCAGGGAAGGCAGAACCATACGTGGGACTTCTATTG GACAGCCCTGTGGGGTCATGGGATGGCTGGTTTAAGGGGGAGTTTCTTTGTACTGTGCCCTCCCCCCAGTATGGGCACCTACTGCCTTTGGCTAAAGTGTCCCTAAGTATGGCACCACCCACTGCAGAGTCACTGAAGAGTCACTGCCAGGCTCCAG TGTCCCCTTCCCATACATCATCCAATGAAACAAGGACCCACCAGTTTTCAACACGCACAACCAACCCCAAGCCTTCCCATAATGCTTCACCGTTACTGGTCACCAAGCCTCAAGGCCCATCCTCATCTACTGTCACTGACCAATCATATCACTGCCCACGGTCTCCTACCAAGATTGTGTCAGAACGCAACGAAGTCATAAGTGAAAGGGGGGTAACGGAAATGGGGCTAGAGGTGGGCTGTATGGTTGAGGTGAATGACCCCCCCTTATATGGGGTAATCCGCTGGATTGGGGAAATCAGTGGCATCCCAGAGCCTGTAGCTGGATTGGAACTG GACCAGGAGTTAACTGCAGCGACAGATGGAAGTTACCTAGGCGAGCGCTACTTTCGTTGTCCGGCCAACAAGGGGCTATTTGTCAAACTCCGGAACTGTAGGCGCGACTCGCGGTTCCCTGCCCCAGAGACACCAGCTAATCAGGTGCAGCGGTGCAACTCCATAG CTTTTGCAGATTGGAGCAGTGAACGTGTGGAGGAGAACACGCCCTCCCTCTATGGTGTCTTGGCCCAGGAACGCTACACAGGCTGGAAGAAAGGCATACAGGGGCACCTGAACTCTTGCTATCTGGATGCCTCGCTCTTTAG TCTGTTCTCCTGCTCAAGCTCAGCAGACTCGGCCTTGTTATGGCCTTTACGGCCCGAAGATGGCCGTCACTGCTGCCACGCCCAGGACCTGCTGCGCTGTGAGATTGTCAATCCTCTGCGCAG GCATGGGTATGTCTGCGCCAGTAAAACTATGGCCTTGCGGAGACTGCTGGAAGCAGAGAGTTCTGATGCAGGATTCACCAGCCAAGAGAAAG ATCCAGAAGAATTCATTAATAAACTTTTCCAGCTGCTGCGGGTTGAGCCTCTTTTGAAGATTAG ATCAGTCAGCAGGCAGCCTCAGGAATGTCACCTGTATCAGCTCTTCCCCCTGCCCAGTGCTGCATCCCCCCCACTGTCACCCTCTACCAAACAATCTTTGAGGGTTGCCACTGTGCAGATCCTGCTAGAGACCTCCTTCTTGCATGCTGGGCTGAAGTTTGCAGAG GCTCCATCCTGCCTCCTACTTTTGATGCCCAGGTTTGGGAAGGACTACAAAATGTTTGATGCTATCCTGCCCTCCTTGACTCTTGATATCACCGATCTTCTGGATGaca CTCTGAGGGAATGCAGTATCTGTCAGTCTGTAGCAGAATGGGAGTGCGCACAGTGCTACGAGGACCTAGACATCAAACCGAATCGCCTCAAACAGTACTGCCAAATCTGCAACACGCAG GTGCACAGCCACAGGAAGCGTCTCTCTCACAAGCCAGACAAGGTGGGAGTGCCAGGGGGGCCCTGGGCAGGACCGGTGCACGGCGTCCGCCAGCAAATGTCTTTGTTTGCAGTGACGTGCATCCAGACTAGCCACTACGTGAGCTTTGTACGCTGTGGACCTACGCCCACCGATTGGTTATTCTTTGACAGCATGGCTGATAGGGAAG GTGGAGAGAATGGCTTCAATGTGCCCCAAGTGAGAACATGTCCAGAGGTGGCACAGTACCTAACCCAGTCAGACGGGGAACTCAGTAAACTGGACACCTCCTCCCTCCACGGTGCAGCCAGACGGCTGCTCTGTGACTCGTACATGTGCCTCTACCACAATCCCCAGCTAAGCTTGTACAAGTGA